AAAGAAGCACCGCCTGAAGCGTTCAAAAGAAAATTCCCTTGGCTGCTCGATATATTTCTTTATCCTGCTAATATCACCGGCGTTGCAATGCTGCTGATTATGGCGGGCATTCCGCTGGTTACGCTATTGGTGTCTTCTGTTTTCGCGTTTATACCAGTTATCGGCTTATTTATAGGCTTTCTGGCCGGATTGATAGTTTCCGTGGTGAACATATATTCTTATGTTTATTTTTGCCAGTGCGTGCAGAATAGTGCGCAGGGGTATGTTCGGCTTTCAGTCGGCATGGGAGAGTTTATGGATTTCTGGGATGCGTTTTTAATGATGTTCAGAATCATCGTCAGCATAGTTTTGTTTGCCGCGCCGGCTTTTGCTCATTTATATTTGAGCAGCGAAGCGGATGACATCCCGGATTTCATATTTAATTTTCCGGAGTATAACAAACCTGACGAGTTTTTCTATTATCTGCTGGCAATCGGGGCGGCACTATTTCCTATGGCGATGCTGTCGGTTGTTATGCATGAATCGTTTGCGGGACTGAATCCGTTTTTGATATTATCGTCGTTGTTAAAGACGCACGTTTTTTATATTGGTTTTATAGTGCTTTTCTGGGCGGGTGTTTTCTCATTTTGGTATATTCGTTCATACTGTTTTAAATCATTTAAGGTGAATTCATATTCTCTTTTGTTTGCGATAGGCGCATACCGTTTCATTAAGATTTATCTTATGATGGTTCTTATGCACCTGATGGGAAGATTTTATTATAAAAATTCCGAGCGTCTGAACTGGATTTAACTATTTTTCCAAACGAATCGCGACGCTTTTTGCGTGTGCATCCAGACCTTCAGCTTCGGCAATTCGGATTATATCTTTCGCACTCTTTGCCAGCGTTTTTTTGCTGTATTCGATTATGCTTGTCGATTTGATAAAATCGTTACTGCTTAGCGGACTGAAAAATCTTGCGCTTGCACCGGTCGGAAGCGTATGGCTCGGCCCCGCGAAATAATCGCCCGTTGCTACCGGACTGTATTCGCCGATGAACATAGCGCCGGCATTTTTAATTTTGCCCGCGATTTTCCTGCTGTTTTTGCCGCATTGGATTTGTAAATGTTCGGATGCAAAACTGTCGGCCTGTTTGATTGCTTCATCCATATTTTTAAAACACGCGATAAGACTGAAATTCAAAAGACACTTCAGCGTCTCCTGTGCGCGTGATAATTTTCCGCATTGTGATTGAAGATTTTTAAGCACGTCCGTTGCGAGTTTTTGCGAATCAGTGAAAAGCACCGCGCTTCCGGGGGCGTGTTCAGCCTGACTCAACATATCTGCCGCGATGTATGCCGGGTTCGCGTTTTTATCCGCGATTATTAAAACTTCGCTCGGCCCTGCAACAGAATCGATATCAACCTGACCGAAAACTTCTTTTTTTGCAGTCTGCACCCAACTATTACCCGGTCCGACAATTTTATAAACTCGTTTAATTGTTTGCGTTCCGTAAGCAAGAGCCGCAACAGCCTGCACTCCGCCGATGCGATATACTTCATTTATTCCCAATTCCCAGCAAGTCGCCAGAATCACCGGATGAATACTGCCTTTGAATCTTGGCGGCGAAACAACCGCGATTTCTTTTACGCCTGCGACTTGAGCCGGAACAGCCGTCATAATCACGGTCGATGGCAGCGGGGCAGAAGCGCCCGGCACGCAAATGCCGATTCGTTCTATGGCAGAGTATTTTACACCGGTGTTGGCGAATTTTT
Above is a window of Planctomycetaceae bacterium DNA encoding:
- the hisD gene encoding histidinol dehydrogenase, with protein sequence MNTNKHNFKKIFISQDTEQKFYEKLGSFRTKIINIPLLKEQDCEKVRKIIKDVQQKQDKAVAEYTKKFDNAKLTPANFKISQSELDNAYKNIDKKLLASIKKSIKNVRQYQKQIFIGKDKKFANTGVKYSAIERIGICVPGASAPLPSTVIMTAVPAQVAGVKEIAVVSPPRFKGSIHPVILATCWELGINEVYRIGGVQAVAALAYGTQTIKRVYKIVGPGNSWVQTAKKEVFGQVDIDSVAGPSEVLIIADKNANPAYIAADMLSQAEHAPGSAVLFTDSQKLATDVLKNLQSQCGKLSRAQETLKCLLNFSLIACFKNMDEAIKQADSFASEHLQIQCGKNSRKIAGKIKNAGAMFIGEYSPVATGDYFAGPSHTLPTGASARFFSPLSSNDFIKSTSIIEYSKKTLAKSAKDIIRIAEAEGLDAHAKSVAIRLEK